A single Arcobacter sp. FWKO B DNA region contains:
- the trpA gene encoding tryptophan synthase subunit alpha → MKKLVGYITSSMPNNSFTVDLALSLKESGVDILELGIPFSDPVADGPVIEKANLIALQNGFKIKDLFEVSAQIAPHIDTLWMGYANPFYHRGFEHFCQKAQEFGVQGFIIPDLPYEESLKYQEMFQSYNQSLINFVAPTDTKERIKLVTQNSSKFIYLVAYAGITGSGKAEDLSEVIANIKEYSKDPVYIGFGVDENTAKEKVKGVDGVIVGSAFVKHLLDTTLSNSEKIAKISSIARQIKEDINS, encoded by the coding sequence TTGAAAAAACTTGTAGGATATATAACATCTTCTATGCCTAATAACTCTTTTACTGTCGATTTGGCTTTGAGTCTCAAAGAAAGTGGTGTAGATATACTAGAACTTGGTATCCCTTTTTCTGACCCCGTAGCAGATGGTCCAGTGATAGAAAAAGCAAACCTCATCGCACTTCAAAATGGATTCAAAATCAAAGATTTATTTGAAGTATCGGCTCAGATAGCACCTCATATAGATACTTTGTGGATGGGCTATGCAAACCCTTTTTATCATAGAGGTTTTGAGCATTTTTGTCAAAAAGCACAAGAGTTTGGAGTACAAGGGTTTATCATACCTGATTTGCCATATGAGGAGTCTTTGAAGTATCAAGAAATGTTTCAATCATACAACCAATCCCTTATCAATTTCGTAGCCCCAACAGATACAAAAGAGAGAATAAAGCTTGTCACTCAAAACAGCTCAAAATTCATCTACCTTGTAGCATACGCTGGAATTACAGGAAGTGGTAAAGCAGAAGATTTGAGTGAAGTAATAGCAAATATAAAAGAGTATTCAAAAGACCCTGTATATATAGGTTTTGGTGTAGATGAAAATACAGCAAAAGAAAAAGTAAAAGGTGTAGATGGCGTAATAGTAGGAAGTGCTTTTGTCAAACATCTTCTTGATACAACTTTAAGCAATAGCGAAAAAATAGCAAAAATCTCATCTATCGCAAGACAAATCAAAGAGGATATTAATAGCTGA
- the panB gene encoding 3-methyl-2-oxobutanoate hydroxymethyltransferase produces MKKTVSSLKAMKQKEKIVMITAYDALFANLFRDADILLVGDSLNMSFGGAKDTLSASLEQMIYHTKAVCNGAPDTFVVCDMPFGTYTDEQIALQNCIKVYQETNAGAVKIEGGVEKAHIIKALTTNSIAVMGHIGLMPQFVRSEGGYKIKGKDEANIAKLILDAKAIEEAGAFAIVIEGVKPEAAKAITQAVQIPTIGIGAGSDTDGQVLVWSDMFGLNTEFKPKFVRTYLDGATLFQNGLKEYMKNVKDGSFPDENEVY; encoded by the coding sequence ATGAAAAAAACAGTATCGTCTCTAAAAGCAATGAAACAAAAAGAAAAAATCGTTATGATTACGGCTTACGATGCACTATTTGCAAATCTTTTCCGTGATGCTGATATATTGCTTGTGGGTGATAGTCTAAATATGAGTTTTGGTGGAGCAAAAGATACTCTTAGTGCTTCGTTGGAGCAGATGATATATCATACAAAAGCAGTTTGCAACGGTGCACCAGATACATTTGTGGTATGTGATATGCCTTTTGGTACTTACACAGATGAGCAAATTGCCCTTCAAAACTGTATCAAAGTCTATCAAGAAACAAATGCAGGAGCGGTCAAGATAGAAGGTGGGGTAGAAAAAGCTCATATCATAAAAGCTCTTACTACCAACTCCATAGCAGTCATGGGGCATATCGGACTTATGCCACAGTTTGTAAGAAGCGAGGGTGGATACAAAATAAAAGGCAAAGACGAAGCAAACATAGCCAAGCTTATCCTTGATGCCAAAGCGATAGAAGAAGCTGGAGCATTTGCTATCGTTATCGAAGGAGTCAAACCTGAAGCTGCAAAAGCTATCACACAAGCCGTACAAATACCTACTATAGGTATAGGTGCAGGAAGTGACACTGACGGTCAAGTGCTTGTATGGAGCGATATGTTTGGACTAAATACCGAGTTCAAACCAAAGTTTGTAAGAACATATCTTGACGGTGCTACACTTTTTCAAAATGGACTAAAAGAGTATATGAAAAATGTAAAAGATGGCTCATTTCCAGATGAAAATGAGGTTTATTGA
- the ruvB gene encoding Holliday junction branch migration DNA helicase RuvB, with amino-acid sequence MERLVDIEKISFDDRNEVSLRPSKWDDYIGQEKIKRNLKVFIDASKKRAEALDHILLFGPPGLGKTTLAHLISYEMGANIKVTAAPMIEKSGDLAAILTNLSEGDILFIDEIHRLSPAVEEILYPAMEDYRLDIIIGSGPAAQTVKIDLPRFTLIGATTRAGMITNPLRERFGMHFRMQFYESKELAKIVELASIKLEKPVLADASHEIARRSRGTPRIALRLLRRVRDFAEVENEDTIHIQRCQYALDELGVNDRGFDEMDLKLLELLIQNRGKPMGLSTIAAALSEDEGTLEDAIEPYLIANGFIEKTARGRVATVKSYELFRLTPPHQEDSLF; translated from the coding sequence ATGGAACGCCTCGTAGATATAGAAAAAATAAGCTTTGATGATAGAAATGAAGTAAGCCTAAGACCCTCTAAATGGGATGATTATATAGGGCAAGAGAAAATCAAAAGAAACCTCAAAGTTTTCATAGATGCTAGCAAAAAAAGAGCAGAAGCACTTGATCATATCTTGCTTTTTGGACCTCCTGGGCTTGGTAAGACTACACTAGCACACCTTATTAGCTACGAAATGGGTGCAAATATTAAAGTTACGGCTGCTCCTATGATAGAAAAAAGCGGTGATTTAGCGGCAATATTGACAAACCTAAGCGAAGGTGATATACTTTTCATTGATGAGATACACCGCTTAAGTCCAGCGGTTGAAGAGATACTTTATCCTGCTATGGAGGACTATCGCCTTGATATTATCATAGGTAGTGGACCAGCTGCTCAAACTGTAAAGATAGATTTGCCTAGATTCACCCTCATAGGGGCGACTACTAGAGCTGGGATGATTACAAATCCTCTAAGAGAGAGGTTTGGTATGCATTTTAGGATGCAGTTTTATGAGTCTAAAGAGTTAGCAAAAATAGTAGAACTTGCATCTATTAAACTAGAAAAGCCAGTATTAGCAGATGCTAGTCACGAAATAGCAAGAAGAAGCAGAGGGACTCCAAGGATAGCTTTGAGATTGCTTCGCCGTGTGAGAGATTTTGCTGAGGTTGAAAATGAAGATACTATCCATATCCAAAGATGTCAATATGCTCTTGATGAGCTAGGGGTAAATGATAGGGGATTTGATGAAATGGACTTAAAACTTCTTGAACTTCTTATTCAAAATAGGGGTAAGCCAATGGGGCTAAGCACCATAGCAGCAGCTTTGAGTGAAGATGAAGGGACACTAGAAGATGCTATAGAGCCATATTTGATAGCAAATGGATTTATAGAAAAAACAGCAAGGGGTAGGGTGGCTACAGTAAAGAGTTATGAGCTTTTTAGGCTTACTCCCCCACATCAAGAAGATTCACTGTTTTAA